One genomic window of Garra rufa chromosome 2, GarRuf1.0, whole genome shotgun sequence includes the following:
- the LOC141326020 gene encoding uncharacterized protein: MTTFQEHQRGAVGHTYKEGPTALKEEREVLIETEEKDQYENPHDFITGEKSFCSLQSENISAQKRAQKIRTNEKGEFKVHKKIHTGERRFICQQCGKSFTRNSSLKDHMKIHTGEKPFICQQCGKRFIQKGKLKDHMKIHTGERGFICQQCGKSFSRNGTLKDHMRIHTGEKPFICQQCGRSFSENRNFKRHMRIHTGEKPFTCHQCGKSFSQQAEFKVHKKIHTGERRFICQQCGKSFTRNGTLKRHMRVHTGEKPFICQQCGRSFSENRNLKSHMRIHTGEKPFICQQCGRSFSENTNLKRHLRVHPGEMPYACKQCGKSFHIKLQLTNHMKVHTGKKPFTCHLCGKSFNRKQTLYTHRRIHILENLFTCQQCGKSFSSKRYLNIHIKVHTGEKHFICQQCGKSFTLKENLDRHIKIHNREKANRSPQCGKSFN, translated from the exons ATGACCACTTTTCAGGAGCATCAGAGGGGAGCAGTAGGTCATACTTATAaagaag gcccaacagcactaaaagaggagagagaagtactgattgaaactgaagagaaagatcagtatgAGAATCCtcatgatttcataactggagaaaaatcattttgttccttacagtcagaaaatatttctgcacaaaaaagagctcaaaagataAGAACGAATGAaaaaggagaatttaaagtccacaagaaaattcacactggagaaaggcgtttcatctgccaacagtgtggaaagagtttcactcgaaataGTAGCCTTAAAGACcatatgaaaattcacacaggagagaagcctttcatctgtcaacagtgtggaaagagattcattcaaaaaggaaaacttaaagaccacatgaaaattcatactggagagagggGTTTCAtttgtcaacagtgtggaaagagtttctctcgAAATggaacccttaaagaccacatgagaattcacacaggagagaaacctttcatctgtcaacagtgtggaaggagtttcagtgaaaatagaaactttaaaagacacatgagaattcacacaggagagaaacctttcacctgccatcagtgtggaaagagtttcagtcaacaagcagaatttaaagtccacaagaaaattcacactggagagaggcgtttcatctgtcaacagtgtggaaagagtttcacccGAAATggaacccttaaaaggcacatgagagttcacacaggagaaaaacctttcatctgccaacagtgtggaaggagtttcagtgaaaatagaaaccttaaaagccacatgagaattcacacaggagaaaaacctttcatctgccaacagtgtggaaggagtttcagtgaaaatacaaaccttaaaagGCACCTGAGGGTTCACCCTGGAGAGATGCCTTacgcctgcaaacagtgtggaaagagtttccatATAAAATTACAACTTACAaaccacatgaaagttcacactggaaagaaaccCTTCACCTGCCATCTGTGTGGGAAAAGTTTTAATCGAAAACAAACCCTTTATACACACAGGCGAATTCACATTTTAGAGAACCTTTTTACCTGccagcagtgtggaaagagtttctctagtaaaagataccttaacattcacataaAAGTTCACACGGGAGAGAAgcatttcatctgccaacagtgtggaaagagtttcactctaaaagaaaatcttgacaggcacattaaaattcacaatagagagaaggcTAACAGATCcccacagtgtggaaagagtttcaactaA